The following coding sequences lie in one Rutidosis leptorrhynchoides isolate AG116_Rl617_1_P2 chromosome 4, CSIRO_AGI_Rlap_v1, whole genome shotgun sequence genomic window:
- the LOC139842161 gene encoding uncharacterized protein, whose amino-acid sequence MEGVWETAEYILQLPSQYDRPLVQCGITDNRDTVLHIAASSSQSTDFVRNLVLVMQDTDLVYQNENGNTALCLAAMTGNVEIARIMVARNSDLLTIRNRSNMTPLLIAALYGKRDMVNYLYDVADRESWTYADYIWVCLKCVQTDLFDIAIRIFPEIPDIEGARETQDILGLLARKPSAFEEPKPNLMSRMMGCFKGRTHSNTSEAMQLLNLILTRSGRWSQRVLHDRLRGPATLVTQTSQDGQSSTQIRTYPARVLFLAAEMGNINFLVELFRKYPDLIWKVNDNLQNIFHVAVSRRHESIYNLLDEIGSMKDLIVTQKDRDGNTLLHTVAKNAKNNGLQDVSGAAFQMQRRLLWYKKVESMIPPHYTEKRNNRGLTPSELFSETHNDLLIESEKWMKGTASKCMLVATLIATIVFGVAYTIPGGYDQRNGYPMFRHTPTFIVFVMFDAISLILSTTSILVFLSILTSRYAQEDFIESLPTKLMKGLTTLFFSIVTMMIAFSVSFFVLYHHKGYYTIGGSISLLALLSIVFYVVLHWSLLNDVLHSTYGSKSLFKPKKQMLYYKSPSV is encoded by the exons ATGGAAGGAGTTTGGGAAACAGCTGAATACATATTGCAACTACCCAGTCAGTATGACAGACCACTTGTACAGTGTGGCATCACTGATAACCGTGACACAGTGCTTCATATTGCTGCTTCGTCTTCCCAAAGCACAGATTTCGTGCGAAATCTTGTTCTCGTGATGCAAGATACCGATTTGGTGTATCAGAATGAGAATGGGAACACTGCCCTTTGTTTGGCAGCTATGACTGGAAATGTTGAAATTGCCAGAATTATGGTGGCTAGGAACAGTGATTTGCTGACAATTCGTAATAGATCAAATATGACACCACTTCTTATTGCTGCTCTATATGGAAAGCGTGACATGGTAAACTATTTGTATGATGTAGCCGATCGTGAAAGCTGGACATATGCGGATTATATATGGGTTTGCTTAAAATGTGTGCAGACTGATCTATTTG ATATTGCAATACGAATATTTCCGGAAATACCAGACATTGAAGGTGCTAGAGAGACTCAAGATATTCTTGGACTTTTGGCTCGAAAACCTTCAGCATTTGAAGAACCCAAGCCAAATCTTATGAGCAGAA TGATGGGTTGTTTCAAGGGGAGAACACATTCAAACACAAGTGAAGCAATGCAATTACTAAATCTAATTTTGACACGTTCCGGGCGATGGTCACAAAGAGTATTACATGATAGACTCAGAGGCCCTGCAACACTCGTGACACAAACTTCTCAAGATGGTCAATCGTCAACTCAAATAAGAACATACCCTGCTCGGGTACTTTTTCTTGCTGCTGAAATGGGCAACATTAACTTTTTGGTTGAGCTTTTTCGTAAATATCCTGATCTTATTTGGAAAGTAAACGACAATCTACAAAATATATTTCACGTTGCTGTCTCTCGTCGCCATGAAAGTATCTACAATCTCTTAGATGAGATTGGCTCAATGAAGGACTTAATAGTTACTCAGAAGGACAGAGATGGAAATACTTTGTTGCATACTGTTGCTAAAAATGCAAAAAATAATGGACTGCAAGATGTCTCGGGAGCAGCTTTTCAGATGCAACGTCGATTGTTATGGTATAAG AAAGTAGAGTCCATGATACCTCCACATTACACAGAAAAAAGAAACAACAGAGGTCTCACACCAAGCGAACTATTCAGCGAGACCCACAACGATTTACTTATTGAAAGTGAGAAGTGGATGAAAGGAACAGCTAGTAAATGCATGTTGGTTGCTACACTGATAGCCACCATAGTATTTGGAGTTGCTTATACAATTCCAGGTGGGTATGATCAGAGAAATGGTTATCCCATGTTCCGTCACACACCGACCTTCATAGTGTTTGTCATGTTTGATGCCATTTCTTTAATCTTGTCTACAACTTCCATACTTGTGTTCTTGTCAATACTCACTTCGCGTTACGCTCAAGAGGATTTCATAGAATCATTACCCACAAAGCTAATGAAAGGTCTAACAACACTTTTCTTTTCTATAGTGACCATGATGATTGCTTTCAGTGTCAGTTTCTTTGTGTTGTACCATCACAAGGGCTATTATACCATAGGAGGTTCAATTAGTTTACTTGCTCTTCTATCTATCGTTTTTTATGTCGTACTACATTGGTCTCTTCTAAATGACGTGCTTCACTCAACGTATGGTTCGAAATCTCTCTTTAAGCCGAAGAAACAAATGCTCTACTATAAAAGCCCAAGCGTTTAA